The Lolium rigidum isolate FL_2022 chromosome 1, APGP_CSIRO_Lrig_0.1, whole genome shotgun sequence region CTTTCACTTTCTTTAGAACTCGAAAATATAATTTTCGAAATGTTTGATATGCAGGGagcactagagcttgcccaacggCAGGTTGGACAGGCACCTCTTCGGCAGGCTGGACATCCTCACCTGGGACCAGCGCTAAAAGATCATCGCCGGCGTGGCGTCGGCCCTGAACATCAAGCCGTCCAACGCCCGGGTTGCCTCGCGTGTTCCAAAATCATCATGTCAAAAAAGAAAAACAGTGACCCGCAATCACCAAAACAGCTAGTACTACAAGAATATATCCTTGATCCTTCCACCTCTATAAATCCAATCAACTCTTTTCAATCCTTACTAGTACGAGGGGTCAAGAAACCATTTTAACAACCTCTTCAACCATGCTGTCATTAACCATCaaagccacacaaaatgaaagcgTGGAATGTGTACAGTAAACCGTCTAGCCAGAGAAAGATGCATCACGAGTAGAAGTTGATGGAATATTACATGCAGTAGCTTGGAAAAAGCATATACTTAAGAGATTATAGGGCAGAAAACTGGCTCCACAGCAATAAatagaagaaaatgaaaagaaaaaaacagaaaataggttGGACAACTAATAACTGGTCCACATGATTACAGAACAGGAAATAGGTACCACAATTCATGGATCTATTAAACTTACCATAACGGTctcaacagaaaataacttaggtTCACAATGAAATGTGGACGTACTAAACTCATCAGCTATATAGCACATTAAAGTTTCAGCATCACAGAATATTTAGGTCACTAGAACAAGCAATAAAAATATCCCATAACGATAGTTGGATTTATACTACTGCACATTGCATCTTCCAGGGAATTATACTGGCAACACTTCCCAAGGAAATCAGTTCATTTGTGGACTCAGTGCAACCTCATTGGTACTTTGGTTTGCCTCATCCTTGACATTATTGTTGATTATAGCTACCTGGTGCACTGCCGTTGTACCCGCCAGGATAGCCATAACCATCACGCTGGGGCGTGTTTCCACCTTGGTATCCAGGATTGCCGCCTGGGTGTGCTGGTCCAGGGCCGCCAGGCATGTTGCCTCCTTGGTGAAATTGGTTACCTCCCTGAGGTCCACCTTGGTAGCCAGCTGGACCGCCTTGCTGATAGTTAGGAGCACCGCTGGGCATGTAACCCCCCTGCTGGTTCGGCATTTGGGGTGCGCCGCCTGGTGTGTACCCTGTCTGTGGGTTCTGCATGTGGCCTGCACCACCCGGTGTGTACCCTGCCTGTGGGTTCGGCATTTGGGGTGCACCGCCCGGTGTGTACCCTGCCTGTGGGTTCTGCATTTGGGGTTGGTAATTTGATGGACCACCTTGAGTATATGGTGGAGGATTGTTGCCATGGTTCTGaccaggtggtggtggaggtggaggcatgtTGCCTGGGTTATGGCCAGGTGGAGGGCCGTTGAAACCCTGCTGCCCCGGAGGTGCCTCTCTGTTCTGGGAGGTCTGCATGTTCTCCCTTCTCCTCTCAAAGTTCCTTGACCTGTCAAAGTTGCGGGGCCTATCATTGCGCCGAGATCTTTCATTGGCACGGGCATTGTTCCTGACCCACTCCTCATGATATTTAGGATCATAAGGAACAGCTTCCCCATTAACAAAAGGTTCCCCTGAAATAGAAGATGTAAAGTATCAATTGTTTGTAGATTTGATAACCCATTCCTGTCACATGCTTTCAACAATGATAAGAAAAGCCCAAACTCACCCCATTGAAATTATTTCAAACACAGGCGCCCACATAAGAAAATAACAGATCCATCGCCAAACATTATTTTGTGTTACTTAGCACTTGTGCATGCTACATATTTGGTGAATCATCACTGTGGTACAACCTACAGATATAATGCAATAAACTGAAATCTACTATGTCAAGGCTATCAGGTTGAGGTTTAGGTCATGATTACAGTGATATATCTTGTAACAACATGGGCTATGTTAATTATCGGCTCCAAATCTAATCATCATTTGATCATTTGGAACAATGACCAGTATAAGTTCAGGTAGGCTGCTTGCATACCACTACAtgttacacaaaaataaaaacacacacatCTGAACTGATCAATTTAGAGGTAGCATGGTAATTATTTTGAGCCCAGTGGAGAAGGCAACAAGGCACATAATGGcatagagaaaagaaaagaaaaagaaaaagttcaAGGTCATGACCCAACAGTAATCAGAAGGTCAGAATGATATTGCATAATTACCTCCATAGTCCTTGTTTCTTACATCCAGGTAAGAATCAGGTAGAACCCAACGGACTTTGGGCAACTCTGTCAATTTTAAGAGGCATAAGATTCAAGGAAGAATATTTTTAATCGAGCGTAATTCTACACTGGAACATCCTCAAGGCTGCTTCATAAAGCAATAATACCTTTCAGTTTATAGGAGAGCTCTTCAGATACAAGAGCGCCAAAAGCAAAGTAATGACGAGTTGACACCGAGTATATCTTCATCCTGGCTTCTTGCTCACTGGAGAATTATAAGAATTTATTTATGTCCAGATAGATAAATCAGAACGTAAACAAAATGGGAGCAACCAATATCGCATGCCCAGCAACCAAAATGCGCAAACTAAGAGTACACATATTATGTCACATAATAAGACTCAAATGAAAATTTGAGTAAAGGTGATGCAACCCATATCTCAATATCTAACCAAGATCAAACCTAATAACAAAGCACAGGTGTTGCATCAGGTTAATATGATGATTGATTGATAGCCTCATCAAATAAGACCAAAAAATCAACACCACGAAAGATTAATTCCAACTTCCAAATAACACTAGAACAATAAAGGAAGTAGCAGGATATACTCACAACATTACATATGCTAATAATAAAAACTGCCCGGCGAAAACAAAACACATTACATTTACATAAGCACACAAACGGTCACACCAGACAGAACATCAGATGGTTATTTTTATTACAAGTTTTAGTTTGATCTTGCATCTGAAATGGACACGGTAAATGATTTATAATCAGATAATTGACACCTAGACTTAATTCAGATCCAATCCAAATAAACAGTGAAACTCTGAAATTCCCCTAAACTAAACATTAGCGAGACATCAGAGCACCACCAGCCAAAATGAACCCGGATCTAGACAACATGCGCATGATGAGCATCACATGCACATCCATATGCTCCATCACGCCTTTAACACGGCAAACATGATGAACACGAGAGAAATGGTTGCGGCTATACCTTCCGACGACCTGGGCGAGGGTCTTGATGAAGCCGTCGATGATCTCGTCGCGCATCATCTCGGGGTTGGAGGCGTCGCCTGGGGGCGGCTCCATGACGACGAGCCAGTGCTCGAAGTCGCATCCGTCGAGGAGGATCGTCTCCTTGGGCGGGCGGTTGCTCCAGTTGGGCGAGTTGTCTCGCAGCGACGAGGAGGCCGGCTGCGTCGCGAAGCAGCGCACAgatccgcgcgccgccgccgggacgggCGAGGCCGGCGCCGGGAGGAgggtcgcggcggcggcgagggggcgcaggaggaggcgggAGGCCGCGGCCTGGAGCGGCGATAGACGGGAGAGGAGGACGGCGCGCGCCGCCATCGCCATGGGGGCGTAAAAACCCTAGAAGCAGAGATGGGATGAGGTCGAggcggaggagagaggagataaGGGTTTAAGCCGCAGCAGCCAGATGCGTTATAGAGGAGGAATGGTTCTGGTCTCGGGAGCCGAATAATCTGGAGAACGTGGACACGGGCCTTGCTATGGGCCTGAGCCTCAAAATGGGCTTTTGCTTATCTGATGGTGAACCAGTTGATCTGCTTTTCTTTCATGCACTAAAAAACTggtctttttttattttctctttttgtatttgtgtgttttttttttgaaacaatggTGAGCTTGCAGCTCATGCATCTATGTTAtgcatttgaatttttttattgtGAAACTTTAACCCATATAGGAAGAAGATATTATCTATCATCCACTCATTATATTGTTTGACCGGCATCCATATTGGTTGACCATACCCATGTTACCTTCTCGACACACTGCAGCAAACACCACCAACAAATTTAATGTGTAGCGATGTGTGTAGCCCGCAAGAAGTTGAAACTCTGCTATCATCGAACACATAATCATTAAGACAATTCTAAATGATCGAACATAAAGAAAAAAAACCGACTAGACTTTGTCATCTTAAGTTATGTACTAGTAAATATGCATGTGCGCTGCCACGGGTTGATTGGAAAATTGTCAATGTCTTCTTCATCCTTGTGACATCATTGATCGTATTTTGCGCTAAACGGCCCTCTCATGGCTAAATATTTTGGATGAAATACATAGGTGTGACCTAAAGCTTGGTCGAAAATTGATCGTGCCGTGTAACATAATTCATAAAAGAGATTAAGAGTACACAAATACAAAATCTTAATGTTTTcgaataggttttaattaagaagtgAGCCtaactcacttggttagggaagtggatgtacaacccagccaaccagatctttaGAAGTAAATGATATTTTTTACGGCACCAGCGCAATATAGCGCGGCTATTGAAGTTGCTCTTAGGAAGAATTCGGCTTGGCAGACAACACATCATTGGAACGACGTCAGCCGTTGTATCTGGATGGGACTCTCTGGGCTTTTTTAATATTAGTGTAGATGTTAGATGTACGAGGAAAAGTGATATTGACATGCTAGCTAGGCACGAACAATCAAACAGGACAAAATTTTGTGTGTATGTCTTACATAACCTTAATTCTCCGtttgtcatcatattgtatgtttGTTTTATGCTTTTTAGATTCTTCGCCATGTGCTTATCTAGATGGCAACATAAAATGTTTTCCTTGGCCGAGTGTCTTGTGCACACACTCTACCAAGTTAGAATATCTCCAGTCGCGTTAGAATATCTCCAGTCGCGTACTCCAAAGTGTCCttaaaagcaatttggggcgcaccGGACCAAAAATCCCGCGTCCCTCAAAACCCATTTTTGTCCAGcgtggcccgatacggtgtccggcgccccgagcccgtccccgtctcaCAGGGTACGCTCCAGGGACGCCgggcacaccgaaaagcgaggcggggagtggcggggccgacccatcagcggcacaataaattttaacctaaccgtcgcctacctcgtgacggaagttattggctttgcagcgacggtgcagttcccgcagaggcgcagcgacgcgtcccgtcgcgcctagctctacgTGCCggagttaatgagcgccaccgctcctccgcctccctccgacctataaaagggccgcctctcatcgtccctctcacacacaaaccctagcgcctctctcccaaaccctagccgccaccatctcaacaagactcgacgctatgtctggtagaggcggaggccgacctcgcggccgtggtcgtggtcgtggtcgtggccgcggcagagctgaacgctcgctgtcgcctcccacgccgtcgtcttcatcgtcgaagatggacgtggagccggacgtgctgttcgagttcgtcaacgtcctcaagggcgacccgcacggcatccagaggctgccggactccttcgccgagtacgtcgccggcgacgaccgcccgcgcacgatgcatctgcgggaggcttcgtgcggctactaccggtggatcgtcggcgCGATCTacaacgcgcgcggcaagatgtacctcaacatcggttgggaaaagttcgcgcgccaccacagcctcgaagctggcttcatcctcctgttctcccacttcggcgacagggacatgagcgtcaaggtcttcgacgagacgcgctgccgccgggactaccacggcgacaacaccgacgagtttcttcgtgtaaaccacattcccaattatgtattagtttgtggaaaccatgttcctaactatatcttcgtgtaaaccacgttcccaattatgtattagtttgtggaaattaaaataaaaataccaaaaaaagtatttcaaatgtttgggggaggtgtttgggggacgcggctagggagtgacgtcccccaaacgcggcacgaacaaaacacgtcccccaaacgctcaatccggcgcggtttgggggacgcggctggagatgctcttagggcaatGTCTTGCCATGGGTTCCCATTGTGTTCAGTAATCAGTAGTCCACTCTGACATTACCCTTTCGTAAAGAATTATGAAGGTTCCAGAAATATTTCCCACCCAATCATAATGTTCATACGTACAAGCAAATTGGACATATATCACACACCACGGAAGAGCAGAATCAATCGATTTCATCACTGTGTTCTTGCAGAATTCATAAGATCAACTTCAACAGAAGCAGGAGAACACCTAAAGAGATGGAAGAATCAAACGACAGTACATTCACACGTAGCCACATCAAGGTTCACCACAAATACAGCTATTAAGCTTTTGCACGACAGAACATCTGTGCGCATATATAAAACCATGTCGCTTTTAAAACCCGCCATCGTTGGCATGTTCAAAGGAAGCTCAAAAAGACAGACTTGAGACTTTTGACAAAGCATCAATTCCGTTGCAGTTGGAGATGCCCTACTACATCTGAAGCCGTTTCGCAATTATCATAGTCATGTCAAGGTACCTCTGAGTGCAATTGGTCAGGCAGGTAGTTTCACCGGAGCTGAACTTGCTTCCAGGGGCGCTGGTGATGCACTTGTCCCAGCACATGCTTGTCAGCTTGCCTACCAGCTCCTTCAACATCATGTTCTGCTTCTCTTGCTGCATACATAAAGTTCACATTAGAGTCTTGTTTTAGCCAGTTACGGAAGATAACCGAGCAGATGTGCATCCACGCTAGAACAACTCAACATGCTACAAAGAGTTTTCACATGTGAGGAGCTATATATAGCATCGTCATCAGttgtaagggcatgtacaatgcaagGTGTTTAGAGAGATACTTAGAAAAATATACAGATTTTTACTTAAGCACTAGTGCTTATTTATACAAGAAAGATGCTCAGCTATGTACCTTTCCGATAGAAATAAGCACCCCTCCATCCGTATTAGGGCTATATATAAAGcatgacttttttttttcttttgactcTTAAAACTACTACAGAGTAGATGAGTTATGAAACCAACAGCTGCTTTGACACAAAGTCCAATGCCTTTATATTTGGATGCAAACATGTGATACATGTGTAAATGGAGATTGATTTCCCTTAAACATACGGAAATAGAGATACAAAAATACTTTTTCACCATATATTATCAGTAAATATACTAAATAACAGTCATGTTTCACAATCCTGAGCTCTGAGGAATGACTAAATGCTGTAACAACACTACAACAGCAACAACTTTATTTGAAGTACCAACAAAAAAAATCTCAGCATGTAATATTGTTCGATGTCTATGAGGGTAaacagaagcaaagcaaagtgaCACAGCATGTTCACACCAAAGCTACCAAGTAAATAATTCAGGAAGTATGTCAAGTGAACAATTAAGAAAGCAATGTCAAGTGAAAGTATAAGCATAGTGCACAAACTGCAGCTCTCGTCCTAATGAGGCCCAGAACATATATGCATCATAAAACCAGGCTTAACACCTTAGAATGCATACGGGAGTATATATTATCGCCATAAAACACTACGAAACACCAATAGATCGTAGCAAATGTGATGTGCACAAGGTATCTTCAGCACAAAGAGGACCTAAGATAAATTATGTCAATGAATGCTAAATTATTGTCAGCACTGAACTTAATAGTCAACAGATTATCCTATTCCTTGCAAATTAACAGGTGCACTAGGAAATAGATGCTAGAAAATGATTGTCGGGTTTTGAGGGACAACACATCAAATAAATGtgtaaaaataaaaaccaaattcTAACATTATCCATAAAAAAGCACTGCACCAAATTGGGATTCTCCAGACCATATTTGACAACATCCACATCTTAAATTCCATCCTTAATTAACTTATTTCCTATCCGACTTCTGCAGATTGAAAACAAGGCACACAACGATGCCAGAGCTTATGACAGTcaccccgcaaaaaaaaacagaGCTCAGTGCACAGTGACCTCTATTTTACCTATGACCAAGATTGTAAACTTGCATCTAGTAGCTTCAATACACACAGTTCCTGCGAGTCTAAAATTCATAACATAGCCCAGCTAAACGATCCAAAACCTAACAAACATCACTAATAGAATCACGAACAAATGCCCCCGCATGCTTCCACTGAGAGGAACTTCAGATCCACTCTAATCGCACCGACAGAGCCCCTATGAAGTAGGCCCGCCCTCCACTATCCACGGATCCGCAACACACGCGAGAAAATACATGCAGGTTCATCAGAATCTAAACAATCGGTGGCCGCGTTCAACAATCACATTACACGTGCGCAAGCCCAAAGAAACCAGGAGACGGAACGTGCTAGAACAGCTGCAGCACAATACACCAACAAAAAACAGATTGCAACGAGCATCAAGAAGGTTCCCATCTTACCTCGAGGAACCGCTGCAACTCGGGGGagctgtccatggctgcctcttgATCTTGCTCGCTCCCTCGCTCTAGAACCCTAAAAAACCCTCTCGATTTTTTGCTTGGAGGAGGGGAACTGCCGAATTGGGGATTTGGGATGCGGCCGCCGAGTTATGGAGCGGGTTTTGCGTGTTGGAGTCAAAGATGTGTCCTCGCTGGGCTGGACTGAAGACTTGGGCCGGCCTAGAAAGGATCCGACTAGATCTGGGCTACATTGAACCAATCCACGTTTTGATATTGCTTATATATCTTTTACAAAACCGCTCAAAAAAATCctttacaaaaaaaaactcaatATGTTGTCTTTGGCTACAAGGAAGGACCCCTCGGATGAACTTTTTTTCCACCGAATAGAGTTGCATCAAGCAAGGCATCTCGACTCCCAACAACATCGACAATATTGTTAGGTTGTTTTCTCTTGACATGCTAGTGTtggtatttttttcgatattgatTGAGTAAATTAATGGTTGTACGCGTGCACCTAGACTTTGCATTGCAgcaaaaattaaaattatggaaGAACTTTCGTTGGTATTTTCAGGTGTAAGATTGTCATGAAAAAAGATTTAAAGACCTCGAAGATATGCTCGtttttttagactttattttataATCGTTGGACTCACCTTGTATATCCTTGtcatgtactatttattactatAAATATGTGTGGTATTGATTATTAAAAAATGCAAGGCATCTCGAGCCTGATAGAAATAGTGACTTATAGTGGTACTAAGTTGATTTTTAGGGAGAACACACGCTTATTTCTTTCGGGGCATATCACGTGCTACAACCCTGCAAATACAAGTTGCCATCTCATACTCCGAGGCCTACTGTTCATTAGGTGCGCACTCATGTTCTCGCTACCCTAAGTCATGAGTTGGAACATTAAGACTATAGAtatcatgcatttcatgcatgcaaaCAAGACGATGTGTCACTACAAAATAATGATGAGAGATCATAATAGTACCATAGATAAATATTGTATCATATATAGtatatagtacatagaacaagaaAAATAAATGTCAAATAGATCGTGTACACAATTTATATTAAGATTAtacaaatcaataaatataagaagagattatgatactactatctAACAAACACAATTACGTTTAATAAGTATATATGAGATAAACTTCGAGGCCAACTAAAAACGCAGCTCCCAAATCGCCACATCATATTTGAAAATATCGGCCACATGCATGTAAGTTCTTCTAGAAGTTGTACATCTATCTCAAGCCATGAATGCCTTAGTCCAACCTAGGGTTGGACATTTTGATCGCCGTTTCAACATCAAAGCAGGTTTTAGCTGATGTAAGTTGTTTTGGAATGCTATGCAACATATGCGCCAAACTGGTTTCATCTCTTCTTTGGCAAATTTCTGCATTGTTTTACACCAAACTTTTATCTTGCACTCCGTTGTACCATTAATGGACTTGAAATAATAGGAATTACAGACTCATTAGGTGTTTGATCAATGCAATGCCTTTCCCTCTTTAGACCGATGGAATATGAAGATTTTATGGTAGGAGAAGTATTTCTCAATCAAGgacatgttgtgggtatacttcatgggtgtaacatcgacagtgcctagatccggcaagttcGGGTGactcatagacggtgatggtagcgtatggcccatcgggcggtccagttgctgtagatcaagatggatgaagttcagcccaggaacaaggagccggatccatcgaccaactctggaagtcggatccggcctggcccattaggggtaGCCAGATCCAGTATGGCGTACAaggaaaggcggatccttgacgtgcacggcaatgtaatattccgtagttaggtgacttgtattccgactaggactctccgtgcaaaccctagatcctggcgcctttataagccggatcctgggagccctagagagacaaccacaactcattataacaacgcgaaagcgcccagataattccagacaagcagcagtaggccctgtcatcgtgcaggtgtcccGAAGcttggtaaatcgcgtaccaccgtcccgaggactctccccccgatggcccctacttcttctccccctcgtgaggatccctcctccgaggtaccgtcgaataggcaacgacagttggcgcccaccatggggccagcggcgtctggaggccggaaccgggagggttccgccatgggaagcttcgacgACTCCATCGctatggggcgcgtcctttacgccgggaactttccgatcgtccctcaggacaagtgctggatccggctaagaccggccccatcaagctctccatcgtcccaatcggcggcattcacatcttcatcagcGAGACCGTCGACTccgacggaaacgccctggtaagtcacgccaacgcgaccgccgctgagcaggacgcagtcgcgaagatccggtcTGAGACGCAagaacttcccaaggaagatttcgccttggatctggaaatttcaaaacccacccaatccgcccctgagaaggaaattacggtggaagaccaatgcagatccgcctgggtctcccaggtgttagagaagcaaaggtgccacttcgtgcactttctcgcacataccgcaggaaccgcccctccgtaggatggagctggacccatgcaggttgaggctaccGGAGACAGTGATACTCAGGATCAGCAAGAGGTTCCTGGAGACAAcaacgctccggatcagcaagaggatgccggagacaaagaagaatcaatcctTGGCAACCTAAGCCTAATCTCTGACAACGTTTCCTCCATGGACAGAGAGGAATAAAACCGTATTACGAAAGAGTTGGAGGGTGAGGAGAAAGTTGAG contains the following coding sequences:
- the LOC124707020 gene encoding multiple organellar RNA editing factor 8, chloroplastic/mitochondrial-like, which translates into the protein MAMAARAVLLSRLSPLQAAASRLLLRPLAAAATLLPAPASPVPAAARGSVRCFATQPASSSLRDNSPNWSNRPPKETILLDGCDFEHWLVVMEPPPGDASNPEMMRDEIIDGFIKTLAQVVGSEQEARMKIYSVSTRHYFAFGALVSEELSYKLKELPKVRWVLPDSYLDVRNKDYGGEPFVNGEAVPYDPKYHEEWVRNNARANERSRRNDRPRNFDRSRNFERRRENMQTSQNREAPPGQQGFNGPPPGHNPGNMPPPPPPPGQNHGNNPPPYTQGGPSNYQPQMQNPQAGYTPGGAPQMPNPQAGYTPGGAGHMQNPQTGYTPGGAPQMPNQQGGYMPSGAPNYQQGGPAGYQGGPQGGNQFHQGGNMPGGPGPAHPGGNPGYQGGNTPQRDGYGYPGGYNGSAPGSYNQQ